A stretch of Henckelia pumila isolate YLH828 chromosome 4, ASM3356847v2, whole genome shotgun sequence DNA encodes these proteins:
- the LOC140865221 gene encoding GTPase activating protein 1-like produces MEHILGLLRIRVIRGINLAKRSRDFRSSNPYVIIRLGKQKVKTRVVKSNVNPEWNEELTLSIADVPNIPIILRVYDRHSFTRDDEWGEAEFDIRPFLDEVVKENVIEGTAIKTMKPNRDNCLAEESYIAWENGQVVQHMILRLKNVECGEVELKLHWIEGSHGSTNDFGIK; encoded by the exons atggaacaCATATTGGGTTTGCTTAGAATCAGAGTGATAAGAGGCATAAATTTAGCTAAAAGATCGCGAGATTTCAGAAGCAGCAATCCTTACGTGATCATTAGACTGGGCAAGCAG AAAGTGAAGACTCGTGTGGTAAAAAGTAATGTCAATCCAGAATGGAACGAAGAGCTGACACTGTCGATTGCCGATGTTCCAAATATCCCAATCATATtg AGAGTTTACGATAGACATTCGTTCACCCGGGACGACGAATGGGGGGAGGCCGAATTCGACATCAGGCCGTTTCTTGATGAAGTGGTTAAAGAGAATGTTATAGAGGGAACCGCGATCAAGACCATGAAGCCCAACAGAGACAACTGCTTAGCTGAAGAGAGCTATATTGCGTGGGAAAATGGACAAGTGGTTCAACACATGATTCTTAGACTTAAAAACGTCGAGTGCGGCGAAGTCGAGCTCAAGCTGCACTGGATCGAGGGTTCTCATGGTTCTACAAACGATTTTGGAATCAAGTAA